In Zingiber officinale cultivar Zhangliang chromosome 3B, Zo_v1.1, whole genome shotgun sequence, a single window of DNA contains:
- the LOC121967129 gene encoding protein MEI2-like 4 isoform X2: MSGSKSVSSSLDALYNTPSSPPELSELSKSWIPNDLKTKLNIGYGLMEPQKFTSISTTPRVTSHAAVPQADLLSLPSSICCEGNTRDISGSHYENGLFSCSFSKIFDKKARLSSNISSLVQSIDSINLNYGEDEPFESMKEIEAQTIGNLLPDDDDLLSGVIDDVGNSELNGRNDIDDDIFYCGGGMELENDDNLNVNKPSDFAGRRASNGQQGGLVGPFSGKHPFGEHPSRTLFVRNINSNAEDSELRTLFEQYGDIRTLYTTCKHRGFVMISYYDLRAAQNAMQELQNKPLRGRKLDIHFSIPKDNPSEQDINQGTLIVSNLDSSVINDELHQIFGVYGEIKEILDTPYQHNHKFIEFYDIRAAEAALHALNWSDIGGQKIKFGLSCTGDGRQCLMNKIPQEMGQKELNGFCFGSPNESLSGCPGCFGSSLFGSSFENGTIQDFKSAQAPSISIVEAKFNGSLPSIPPNLPSPKSIASNCNRTNQPVQGDMNLSLGQMSFGFQDMPALHPHSLPNYDNGMKNGNPYSPSTRAMGVGVISRPAEAFGLPTNGSCSLSRNQHVWSNENAHQDKSPNPVFWKNSLSLVNSIPTHHQSQIYGSPSGQSHMFNTVLPTHHHVGSAPALNPSLWDRRYAYSGDSMEPHAFHPGSLGSMGLSAISQLHWLELASHNIFSHAAGNCIEPSISAAHIGIPSSQNRGQFYHGRNHIFPMPNSFDVPAERIRNRRNDANSNQSDSKKQFELDIERIIRGEDSRTTLMIKNIPNKYTSKMLLAAIDENHHGTYDFIYLPIDFKNKCNVGYAFINMTNPQHIIVFYQSFNGKKWEKFNSEKVASLAYARIQGKAALIAHFQNSSLMNEDKRCRPILFHTDGPNAGDQEPFPVGNNIKSRSGRSRTACIEDNHLKESSSLASGEDSCDAMAFLPGS; this comes from the exons ATGTCAGGAAGTAAGTCTGTTTCTTCTTCACTAGATGCACTTTATAATACTCCATCCAGCCCCCCTGAACTCTCAGAACTTTCAAAGAGTTGGATTCCTAATGACTTGAAGACTAAATTAAATATCGGATATGGTCTGATGGAACCACAGAAATTCACCAGCATATCTACTACTCCAAGAGTTACTAGCCATGCTGCTGTTCCACAGGCTGATCTGTTGTCTCTTCCTTCTTCAATATGTTGTGAAGGAAACACAAGGGATATCAGTGGCTCACACTATGAGAATGGACTTTTCTCCTGCTCCTTTTCGAAGATATTTGACAAAAAAG CAAGGTTGTCATCAAACATTTCGTCTTTAGTGCAATCTATTGATTCAATCAACTTGAACTATGGTGAAGATGAACCTTTTGAATCGATGAAGGAAATTGAAGCTCAAACTATTGGAAACCTACTTCCTGATGACGATGATTTACTTTCTGGTGTTATTGATGATGTTGGAAATAGTGAACTCAATGGTAGAAATGACATTGATGATGACATATTTTACTGTGGTGGCGGAATggaacttgaaaatgatgataatCTCAATGTCAATAAACCATCTGATTTTGCTGGAAGAAGGGCTTCAAATGGCCAACAAGGGGGTCTAGTTGGTCCATTTTCTGGCAAACATCCATTTGGTGAACATCCTTCAAGAACTCTTTTTGTTAGAAATATCAACAGTAATGCAGAGGATTCAGAGCTGAGGACTTTGTTTGAG CAATATGGTGACATACGAACACTTTATACCACTTGCAAGCATCGCGGTTTTGTTATGATTTCGTACTATGATCTAAGGGCAGCACAAAATGCAATGCAAGAACTTCAAAATAAGCCATTGAGGGGTCGAAAGCTTGATATACACTTCTCTATTCCAAAG GACAATCCTTCTGAGCAAGATATAAATCAGGGGACACTTATTGTGTCCAACCTCGATTCCTCAGTTATAAATGATGAGCTTCATCAAATATTTGGTGTTTATGGTGAAATAAAAGAG ATTCTAGATACTCCATATCAGCATAATCACAAATTCATAGAATTTTATGATATTAGAGCTGCTGAAGCTGCTCTTCATGCTCTTAATTGGAGTGATATTGGTggccaaaaaattaaatttgggcTTAGCTGCACTGGAGATGGAAGACAGTG TTTGATGAACAAGATACCCCAAGAGATGGGGCAGAAAGAACTAAATGGATTCTGCTTCGGAAGCCCTAATGAATCTTTGTCTGGCTGCCCTGGGTGCTTTG GATCATCCTTGTTTGGCAGCAGTTTTGAAAATGGAACTATCCAGGATTTTAAATCTGCACAAGCCCCATCTATTTCTATTGTGGAAGCTAAATTCAATGGAAGTTTACCTAGCATACCACCGAATCTTCCTTCCCCTAAATCAATTGCATCAAATTGTAATCGCACCAATCAACCAGTTCAAGGTGACATGAACCTTTCTCTGGGACAGATGAGTTTTGGATTTCAAGATATGCCTGCTCTCCATCCTCACTCTCTTCCAAATTATGACAATGGAATGAAAAATGGCAACCCATACAGCCCAAGTACTCGAGCCATGGGTGTTGGAGTCATCTCTAGACCTGCTGAAG cTTTTGGACTTCCTACAAATGGAAGCTGCTCTCTTTCTAGAAATCAGCATGTTTGGAGTAATGAAAATGCACACCAGGACAAATCCCCTAACCCAGTCTTTTGGAAGAACTCACTTTCTTTGGTAAACAGCATTCCTACCCATCATCAATCACAGATCTATGGATCTCCTAGTGGGCAATCTCACATGTTCAACACAGTCCTTCCTACGCATCATCATGTTGGATCTGCACCTGCTCTCAATCCATCACTTTGGGATAGAAGATATGCCTACTCTGGAGATTCCATGGAGCCCCATGCTTTTCACCCTGGATCTCTTGGTAGCATGGGACTTTCTGCAATTTCTCAATTACATTGGCTAGAGCTTGCTTCTCATAACATATTTTCTCATGCTGCTGGAAATTGTATTGAACCTTCTATATCTGCGGCACATATTGGAATTCCTTCATCTCAGAATAGGGGGCAATTTTATCATGGAAGGAACCATATATTTCCTATGCCCAATTCTTTTGATGTCCCTGCTGAGCGAATTAGGAACAGGAGAAATGATGCAAATTCAAATCAGAGCGATAGTAAGAAGCAGTTTGAACTTGATATTGAGCGAATTATACGTGGTGAAGATTCTCGCACGACACTAATGATAAAAAACATCCCCAACAA GTACACTTCTAAGATGCTCTTGGCTGCAATTGATGAAAATCATCATGGAACATATGATTTCATCTATTTGCCAATTGATTTCAAG AACAAATGCAATGTTGGTTATGCGTTCATAAACATGACCAACCCTCAACATATCATTGTGTTCTATCAG tcatttaatggtaagaaatgGGAAAAGTTTAATAGCGAGAAAGTTGCATCTCTTGCATATGCTAGAATCCAAGGAAAAGCTGCTCTTATTGCTCATTTTCAAAACTCAAGTCTGATGAATGAGGATAAACGATGTCGTCCTATCCTCTTCCACACAGACGGTCCTAATGCTGGGGATCAG
- the LOC121967129 gene encoding protein MEI2-like 4 isoform X1, with translation MSGSKSVSSSLDALYNTPSSPPELSELSKSWIPNDLKTKLNIGYGLMEPQKFTSISTTPRVTSHAAVPQADLLSLPSSICCEGNTRDISGSHYENGLFSCSFSKIFDKKARLSSNISSLVQSIDSINLNYGEDEPFESMKEIEAQTIGNLLPDDDDLLSGVIDDVGNSELNGRNDIDDDIFYCGGGMELENDDNLNVNKPSDFAGRRASNGQQGGLVGPFSGKHPFGEHPSRTLFVRNINSNAEDSELRTLFEQYGDIRTLYTTCKHRGFVMISYYDLRAAQNAMQELQNKPLRGRKLDIHFSIPKDNPSEQDINQGTLIVSNLDSSVINDELHQIFGVYGEIKEILDTPYQHNHKFIEFYDIRAAEAALHALNWSDIGGQKIKFGLSCTGDGRQCLMNKIPQEMGQKELNGFCFGSPNESLSGCPGCFGSSLFGSSFENGTIQDFKSAQAPSISIVEAKFNGSLPSIPPNLPSPKSIASNCNRTNQPVQGDMNLSLGQMSFGFQDMPALHPHSLPNYDNGMKNGNPYSPSTRAMGVGVISRPAEGINKRNIQTICSGSLAGDCFDTNQAFGLPTNGSCSLSRNQHVWSNENAHQDKSPNPVFWKNSLSLVNSIPTHHQSQIYGSPSGQSHMFNTVLPTHHHVGSAPALNPSLWDRRYAYSGDSMEPHAFHPGSLGSMGLSAISQLHWLELASHNIFSHAAGNCIEPSISAAHIGIPSSQNRGQFYHGRNHIFPMPNSFDVPAERIRNRRNDANSNQSDSKKQFELDIERIIRGEDSRTTLMIKNIPNKYTSKMLLAAIDENHHGTYDFIYLPIDFKNKCNVGYAFINMTNPQHIIVFYQSFNGKKWEKFNSEKVASLAYARIQGKAALIAHFQNSSLMNEDKRCRPILFHTDGPNAGDQEPFPVGNNIKSRSGRSRTACIEDNHLKESSSLASGEDSCDAMAFLPGS, from the exons ATGTCAGGAAGTAAGTCTGTTTCTTCTTCACTAGATGCACTTTATAATACTCCATCCAGCCCCCCTGAACTCTCAGAACTTTCAAAGAGTTGGATTCCTAATGACTTGAAGACTAAATTAAATATCGGATATGGTCTGATGGAACCACAGAAATTCACCAGCATATCTACTACTCCAAGAGTTACTAGCCATGCTGCTGTTCCACAGGCTGATCTGTTGTCTCTTCCTTCTTCAATATGTTGTGAAGGAAACACAAGGGATATCAGTGGCTCACACTATGAGAATGGACTTTTCTCCTGCTCCTTTTCGAAGATATTTGACAAAAAAG CAAGGTTGTCATCAAACATTTCGTCTTTAGTGCAATCTATTGATTCAATCAACTTGAACTATGGTGAAGATGAACCTTTTGAATCGATGAAGGAAATTGAAGCTCAAACTATTGGAAACCTACTTCCTGATGACGATGATTTACTTTCTGGTGTTATTGATGATGTTGGAAATAGTGAACTCAATGGTAGAAATGACATTGATGATGACATATTTTACTGTGGTGGCGGAATggaacttgaaaatgatgataatCTCAATGTCAATAAACCATCTGATTTTGCTGGAAGAAGGGCTTCAAATGGCCAACAAGGGGGTCTAGTTGGTCCATTTTCTGGCAAACATCCATTTGGTGAACATCCTTCAAGAACTCTTTTTGTTAGAAATATCAACAGTAATGCAGAGGATTCAGAGCTGAGGACTTTGTTTGAG CAATATGGTGACATACGAACACTTTATACCACTTGCAAGCATCGCGGTTTTGTTATGATTTCGTACTATGATCTAAGGGCAGCACAAAATGCAATGCAAGAACTTCAAAATAAGCCATTGAGGGGTCGAAAGCTTGATATACACTTCTCTATTCCAAAG GACAATCCTTCTGAGCAAGATATAAATCAGGGGACACTTATTGTGTCCAACCTCGATTCCTCAGTTATAAATGATGAGCTTCATCAAATATTTGGTGTTTATGGTGAAATAAAAGAG ATTCTAGATACTCCATATCAGCATAATCACAAATTCATAGAATTTTATGATATTAGAGCTGCTGAAGCTGCTCTTCATGCTCTTAATTGGAGTGATATTGGTggccaaaaaattaaatttgggcTTAGCTGCACTGGAGATGGAAGACAGTG TTTGATGAACAAGATACCCCAAGAGATGGGGCAGAAAGAACTAAATGGATTCTGCTTCGGAAGCCCTAATGAATCTTTGTCTGGCTGCCCTGGGTGCTTTG GATCATCCTTGTTTGGCAGCAGTTTTGAAAATGGAACTATCCAGGATTTTAAATCTGCACAAGCCCCATCTATTTCTATTGTGGAAGCTAAATTCAATGGAAGTTTACCTAGCATACCACCGAATCTTCCTTCCCCTAAATCAATTGCATCAAATTGTAATCGCACCAATCAACCAGTTCAAGGTGACATGAACCTTTCTCTGGGACAGATGAGTTTTGGATTTCAAGATATGCCTGCTCTCCATCCTCACTCTCTTCCAAATTATGACAATGGAATGAAAAATGGCAACCCATACAGCCCAAGTACTCGAGCCATGGGTGTTGGAGTCATCTCTAGACCTGCTGAAGGTATTAATAAAAGGAATATACAAACAATATGCTCTGGTAGCTTAGCTGGAGATTGTTTTGATACTAATCAAG cTTTTGGACTTCCTACAAATGGAAGCTGCTCTCTTTCTAGAAATCAGCATGTTTGGAGTAATGAAAATGCACACCAGGACAAATCCCCTAACCCAGTCTTTTGGAAGAACTCACTTTCTTTGGTAAACAGCATTCCTACCCATCATCAATCACAGATCTATGGATCTCCTAGTGGGCAATCTCACATGTTCAACACAGTCCTTCCTACGCATCATCATGTTGGATCTGCACCTGCTCTCAATCCATCACTTTGGGATAGAAGATATGCCTACTCTGGAGATTCCATGGAGCCCCATGCTTTTCACCCTGGATCTCTTGGTAGCATGGGACTTTCTGCAATTTCTCAATTACATTGGCTAGAGCTTGCTTCTCATAACATATTTTCTCATGCTGCTGGAAATTGTATTGAACCTTCTATATCTGCGGCACATATTGGAATTCCTTCATCTCAGAATAGGGGGCAATTTTATCATGGAAGGAACCATATATTTCCTATGCCCAATTCTTTTGATGTCCCTGCTGAGCGAATTAGGAACAGGAGAAATGATGCAAATTCAAATCAGAGCGATAGTAAGAAGCAGTTTGAACTTGATATTGAGCGAATTATACGTGGTGAAGATTCTCGCACGACACTAATGATAAAAAACATCCCCAACAA GTACACTTCTAAGATGCTCTTGGCTGCAATTGATGAAAATCATCATGGAACATATGATTTCATCTATTTGCCAATTGATTTCAAG AACAAATGCAATGTTGGTTATGCGTTCATAAACATGACCAACCCTCAACATATCATTGTGTTCTATCAG tcatttaatggtaagaaatgGGAAAAGTTTAATAGCGAGAAAGTTGCATCTCTTGCATATGCTAGAATCCAAGGAAAAGCTGCTCTTATTGCTCATTTTCAAAACTCAAGTCTGATGAATGAGGATAAACGATGTCGTCCTATCCTCTTCCACACAGACGGTCCTAATGCTGGGGATCAG
- the LOC121967129 gene encoding protein MEI2-like 4 isoform X3: MLLFHRLICCLFLLQYVVKETQGISVAHTMRMDFSPAPFRRYLTKKARLSSNISSLVQSIDSINLNYGEDEPFESMKEIEAQTIGNLLPDDDDLLSGVIDDVGNSELNGRNDIDDDIFYCGGGMELENDDNLNVNKPSDFAGRRASNGQQGGLVGPFSGKHPFGEHPSRTLFVRNINSNAEDSELRTLFEQYGDIRTLYTTCKHRGFVMISYYDLRAAQNAMQELQNKPLRGRKLDIHFSIPKDNPSEQDINQGTLIVSNLDSSVINDELHQIFGVYGEIKEILDTPYQHNHKFIEFYDIRAAEAALHALNWSDIGGQKIKFGLSCTGDGRQCLMNKIPQEMGQKELNGFCFGSPNESLSGCPGCFGSSLFGSSFENGTIQDFKSAQAPSISIVEAKFNGSLPSIPPNLPSPKSIASNCNRTNQPVQGDMNLSLGQMSFGFQDMPALHPHSLPNYDNGMKNGNPYSPSTRAMGVGVISRPAEGINKRNIQTICSGSLAGDCFDTNQAFGLPTNGSCSLSRNQHVWSNENAHQDKSPNPVFWKNSLSLVNSIPTHHQSQIYGSPSGQSHMFNTVLPTHHHVGSAPALNPSLWDRRYAYSGDSMEPHAFHPGSLGSMGLSAISQLHWLELASHNIFSHAAGNCIEPSISAAHIGIPSSQNRGQFYHGRNHIFPMPNSFDVPAERIRNRRNDANSNQSDSKKQFELDIERIIRGEDSRTTLMIKNIPNKYTSKMLLAAIDENHHGTYDFIYLPIDFKNKCNVGYAFINMTNPQHIIVFYQSFNGKKWEKFNSEKVASLAYARIQGKAALIAHFQNSSLMNEDKRCRPILFHTDGPNAGDQEPFPVGNNIKSRSGRSRTACIEDNHLKESSSLASGEDSCDAMAFLPGS, encoded by the exons ATGCTGCTGTTCCACAGGCTGATCTGTTGTCTCTTCCTTCTTCAATATGTTGTGAAGGAAACACAAGGGATATCAGTGGCTCACACTATGAGAATGGACTTTTCTCCTGCTCCTTTTCGAAGATATTTGACAAAAAA AGCAAGGTTGTCATCAAACATTTCGTCTTTAGTGCAATCTATTGATTCAATCAACTTGAACTATGGTGAAGATGAACCTTTTGAATCGATGAAGGAAATTGAAGCTCAAACTATTGGAAACCTACTTCCTGATGACGATGATTTACTTTCTGGTGTTATTGATGATGTTGGAAATAGTGAACTCAATGGTAGAAATGACATTGATGATGACATATTTTACTGTGGTGGCGGAATggaacttgaaaatgatgataatCTCAATGTCAATAAACCATCTGATTTTGCTGGAAGAAGGGCTTCAAATGGCCAACAAGGGGGTCTAGTTGGTCCATTTTCTGGCAAACATCCATTTGGTGAACATCCTTCAAGAACTCTTTTTGTTAGAAATATCAACAGTAATGCAGAGGATTCAGAGCTGAGGACTTTGTTTGAG CAATATGGTGACATACGAACACTTTATACCACTTGCAAGCATCGCGGTTTTGTTATGATTTCGTACTATGATCTAAGGGCAGCACAAAATGCAATGCAAGAACTTCAAAATAAGCCATTGAGGGGTCGAAAGCTTGATATACACTTCTCTATTCCAAAG GACAATCCTTCTGAGCAAGATATAAATCAGGGGACACTTATTGTGTCCAACCTCGATTCCTCAGTTATAAATGATGAGCTTCATCAAATATTTGGTGTTTATGGTGAAATAAAAGAG ATTCTAGATACTCCATATCAGCATAATCACAAATTCATAGAATTTTATGATATTAGAGCTGCTGAAGCTGCTCTTCATGCTCTTAATTGGAGTGATATTGGTggccaaaaaattaaatttgggcTTAGCTGCACTGGAGATGGAAGACAGTG TTTGATGAACAAGATACCCCAAGAGATGGGGCAGAAAGAACTAAATGGATTCTGCTTCGGAAGCCCTAATGAATCTTTGTCTGGCTGCCCTGGGTGCTTTG GATCATCCTTGTTTGGCAGCAGTTTTGAAAATGGAACTATCCAGGATTTTAAATCTGCACAAGCCCCATCTATTTCTATTGTGGAAGCTAAATTCAATGGAAGTTTACCTAGCATACCACCGAATCTTCCTTCCCCTAAATCAATTGCATCAAATTGTAATCGCACCAATCAACCAGTTCAAGGTGACATGAACCTTTCTCTGGGACAGATGAGTTTTGGATTTCAAGATATGCCTGCTCTCCATCCTCACTCTCTTCCAAATTATGACAATGGAATGAAAAATGGCAACCCATACAGCCCAAGTACTCGAGCCATGGGTGTTGGAGTCATCTCTAGACCTGCTGAAGGTATTAATAAAAGGAATATACAAACAATATGCTCTGGTAGCTTAGCTGGAGATTGTTTTGATACTAATCAAG cTTTTGGACTTCCTACAAATGGAAGCTGCTCTCTTTCTAGAAATCAGCATGTTTGGAGTAATGAAAATGCACACCAGGACAAATCCCCTAACCCAGTCTTTTGGAAGAACTCACTTTCTTTGGTAAACAGCATTCCTACCCATCATCAATCACAGATCTATGGATCTCCTAGTGGGCAATCTCACATGTTCAACACAGTCCTTCCTACGCATCATCATGTTGGATCTGCACCTGCTCTCAATCCATCACTTTGGGATAGAAGATATGCCTACTCTGGAGATTCCATGGAGCCCCATGCTTTTCACCCTGGATCTCTTGGTAGCATGGGACTTTCTGCAATTTCTCAATTACATTGGCTAGAGCTTGCTTCTCATAACATATTTTCTCATGCTGCTGGAAATTGTATTGAACCTTCTATATCTGCGGCACATATTGGAATTCCTTCATCTCAGAATAGGGGGCAATTTTATCATGGAAGGAACCATATATTTCCTATGCCCAATTCTTTTGATGTCCCTGCTGAGCGAATTAGGAACAGGAGAAATGATGCAAATTCAAATCAGAGCGATAGTAAGAAGCAGTTTGAACTTGATATTGAGCGAATTATACGTGGTGAAGATTCTCGCACGACACTAATGATAAAAAACATCCCCAACAA GTACACTTCTAAGATGCTCTTGGCTGCAATTGATGAAAATCATCATGGAACATATGATTTCATCTATTTGCCAATTGATTTCAAG AACAAATGCAATGTTGGTTATGCGTTCATAAACATGACCAACCCTCAACATATCATTGTGTTCTATCAG tcatttaatggtaagaaatgGGAAAAGTTTAATAGCGAGAAAGTTGCATCTCTTGCATATGCTAGAATCCAAGGAAAAGCTGCTCTTATTGCTCATTTTCAAAACTCAAGTCTGATGAATGAGGATAAACGATGTCGTCCTATCCTCTTCCACACAGACGGTCCTAATGCTGGGGATCAG
- the LOC122055044 gene encoding zinc finger MYM-type protein 1-like has translation MGKDNRCFREVWFKDRDWLEYSVSKDATFCFWCYLFRPSNIGFGGGDVFTRSGFINWKKAIEKFNEHVGGVGSAHNEARIQFEGFKNQRQSVEYSFSSGKHELEVAYRKRLTSILKVIRFLLLQGLPFRGHDESSASSNRGNFLELLKWYSSECPEVAAVVGMNAPGNNQMIAPKIQKQLVNACAVETTNAILADLGDRWFTLLLDEARDCSVKEQMIVVIRYVNKHGEVIERFMAIVHVATTTAACLKEAIDSLFAKYGLSVARLRGQGYDGASNMSGEFNGLKSLIMKENPYALYVHCFAHQL, from the coding sequence atgggTAAAGACAATAGATGTTTCAGAGAGGTTTGGTTTAAAGACCGTGATTGGTTGGAGTATAGTGTTTCAAAGGATGCAACCTTTTGTTTCTGGTGTTATCTTTTTAGACCTAGTAATATAGGGTTTGGAGGAGGTGATGTGTTTACGAGATCTGGTTTTATTAATTGGAAAAAAGCAATTGAAAAATTCAATGAGCATGTAGGTGGGGTTGGTAGTGCGCACAATGAGGCAAGAATACAGTTTGAGGGtttcaagaatcaaagacaaagtGTGGAGTATTCATTTTCATCGGGGAAGCATGAGCTTGAAGTTGCTTATCGCAAACGCTTGACttccattttaaaagtaattcgatTTTTGTTGTTACAAGGATTGCCTTTTCGAGGACATGATGAGTCTTCGGCATCATCCAATAGAGGCAATTTTTTAGAATTGCTCAAATGGTATAGCTCAGAGTGTCCGGAAGTTGCGGCAGTTGTTGGAATGAATGCACCtggaaataatcaaatgattgcccCAAAAATTCAAAAGCAATTGGTGAATGCTTGTGCAGTTGAGACCACAAATGCTATTCTAGCTGATCTTGGAGATAGGTGGTTCACTTTACTACTTGATGAGGCTCGTGACTGTTCAGTGAAAGAGCAAATGATAGTTGTTATTAGATATGTGAACAAACATGGAGAGGTGATTGAACGATTTATGGCTATAGTTCATGTTGCAACAACTACAGCTGCTTGTTTGAAGGAGGCAATCGACTCTTTATTTGCTAAGTATGGTTTGTCAGTGGCGAGATTGAGgggtcaaggatatgatggtgcttCAAATATGTCTGGAGAATTTAATGGCTTAAAGTCACTGATAATGAAAGAAAATCCGTATGCATTgtatgttcattgttttgctcatcaactcTAG